The window GCTCATCAATGACTCGCCCAATTTTGGCCCGGATCAGCCTCCTCCCCCCGATTTTGGCGACGACCCTGGCCAAGCGCCTCCGCCCCCGCCGAAGCCTCAAGTTGGCACCAAGGTGGAGCAAACCGACAAAGCGCCTACCGGCTGGGATGACGGGATTGAGCCGGACGGGCCACAATCCGAAGATGCTACCGCCGCGGCCGCCCCCGAGGCCGACGTCGAGGCCGCCTTTTTAGACGGCTTCAAGGAGTTCATTACCGCGCAGATCGACAGCCAACTGGGCGCGTTGCTGAGCCGGGATGCCCAGCTCAAAACGGCGATCGACGCGCAGTTTGCCGCCGCCCAGGCCGACTTACTGGGCTATCAAGCCGAGTCCCAATTCCTGCTGGCCGGCGATATTGTTGATTGGGCCGCGTTCACCGCCGCGGTCGCGGCCCAGGCCGCGACCGTGAGCGTCTTCAATAACCTGGCCGCGCCCCAAAACCGCGCGGCCTATCTGCGGTCAATCAATCAGCAGTTGGCCGATAGCGATGAACTGCTACCCTGGCCGGCGGCCGCGGCCGACTCCGGCCCGTACCAATCGTTGAAGAGCCAACTGGACACGCCCGATCTGCCGCCGCTGTTGGCCGCCGCCCTGCGCCTGCGCGCCAACCGTCTGGCGCTGGAGGCTTACGTTCCCGGAGTGATCAAGCACCGTCCGGCCCTGGAGCTGGCCCCCCAGGCCGCCGACCGCTTCTGGCGGCCCAACGATCCGGTGGCGCTGATCAGTGGCTATGATCCGACTCCCCGCCATCAGGATACCCGCGATAATGTCATGGCTCGCCTGCTGCCGCTCGATTGGGAGCTGCAGGGCGGCGACCCGGACGGCCTCGTGCATTTCAAGTCCTTACTGGAAGAGCTGTGGGGGGGCGAGATTACCACTGTTCCTTCGCCCGATTGGCAGCCCATCTTTCTCGCCTGGGATACCGCCTTCAGCCAGGCCCACCAGTCGCAGGATCAAACGTATGACCCGGCCTATCTACAGGCCAACTTCCGCCTGGGCGACACTGATTTCGCCGCCGTTCAGCAAGCCACTTACGATAAGCCCATCCCCTTCTATGGCCGGGCCATCCTGACGCCCGGCGGCAGCATCAGCCTGAAAAATACGATAATCGGCAACCTGGTTCCGGTGCTGGTGGGGCAGTTTATGGCGGGGGCGGCGGCCACGGGCGGGCAGCCGGCAACCATCGACGCGTTCAACGTCTGGCTGAAAGGCATCGACCCCGCGGTCGAAAATCCGGCGCTGAATAATCCCGACCTGCCGGTGGAGCAACAGATCAGCCAATGGTTGACCGATGAACTCGACCGGCTGGACGATACCGATAGCCGCCTGATGGACCACCTGCTCGATTATCTGAAAGCCGATAGCCGGCAGCCCATTATCCGGCAATTCCTCAAGGAACACAGCGGGGCCGATTTGGCCGATAACCTGGATGCCTTTCTGGACTGGGCAACCGCCCACAGCCACATCCAGGCCGGCTATGCCGCCCAGCACCGGCCGGCGGCGAACGAACCTCTGGCGATTGCCCTGGTCGATCAGGCGGACGTGCGTCAGGATTTTGTCGCTCAATTGACCGTTATGCTGGGCGACAACCTCCAGCGCTACTACGACGAGAAGAGCATCCCGGCCGAGCAGCAGGCGGGCTATCCCGACGACCACTACGACGAACTCATCGCCTGGTATCAGCCGCAGGTGAATGAGGCGTTGCAACTGGTGGTCCAGATCAGAGCGTACCGGGCCTTGCTGGATATTCGCGGCCTGGCCCAGGCGCTGACCGGCTTTGGCGAGGCGCTTGTCATGCGCCATCAGGCTTTCCAATTGCCGGTGTACGATCCCTTCCCGCATGACAAAGACGACGCCTTCGCGGCCAGAGTGCGCGCCGCCGTCCAAACCGCCAACAGGGTGGCCCCCAGCGAAGATCTGCCTTTCTCGCCCTGGCGGGCCGGCAAAATCGCGCTGACCCGGCTGGAGTTGCTGGACAACTTCGGGCGCTATTGGCCCAACGAACGGGCCACGGAGTCGTGGGATTTCCTCGTGCAGGCGTCCGATTCCCTGCCCGACGCGGGCGACACGCCCGGCAAGGAGTTCGCCACCCCGCCGCGGCTGGCCCAGGCGGCGCGGCTGGCCTTCCGCTGGCTGGCGGCCAATACGGAAATCGAGGAGATGAACGACCACCCCGCTTCTAATCCCATCTGCGGCTGGGTGGTGCCCAATTATCTCGACAATAGCCTGATGATCTACGCCGTGGAGGGGCAGGCCCTGGGTTATATTGACGAGGGCGGCCAGTGGCGCACCTTCCCCGGCAATCGTGGCCCCATCCTCCCGGCCGATATCGCCAATCCCCATCTGGCGCGGCTGGTGCAGTGGTTGAGCGCCCAGGGTCAGGCCTTTCTGGCCGATTTCCTGACGACCCTGGATGGCGCGCAGGAAAATATGGAGCCGGAGAGCTTTGCCCAGCACGAAGCCCTGGCGTTGCTGATGGGCCGGCCGCTGGCCCTGGTGCGCGCCGACGTGCGCCTCCAGCTTCAGGAACCCCCGGCCATCAACGTGAGCAAGCTTAAGGTGCAGGCCGACGTGGAGGCCTATCATCAAAACCTGACGAATGGCGCGACGGGGTCATTCCCGGCGCGCGACACCTTCGCTTTTGAACAGGTCCAGATCCCACTGCGCCTGGGCGAATTTCACCGCCTCAACGACGGCCTGGCCGGTTACTGGCTGGAGGATGACGACGGCGGCTATGCCGGCGACACGTTCTATGCCCTCCAGACCAGCCCCATCGCCGGCCTGAGCGCCCAGATTCAGACCCGGCATCAGGTCGATAGCGACGACCGGGACGAAAGCCAGTTTCTGCTCTACCTGTCCCTGGGCGACCCACGGCCGCGCAAAATCAGCCTGCTGCTCGATCCCCGCGCGCCGATCCACGCGACCACCGGCATCCTGCCCGTGAAGGCGCTGGACATCCCCCGCGACCAGTACCAGGCCGCGTTGCAGCGCCTGCAGGTGGCTTTTCTGACCGCGCCGGTGCTGGCCCCAGAGGTGGGCCTGGAGATGTCGCTGCCCACCGAACCGGGCTTCGACTGGACGTGGCTTCAATTGGAGGGTCACCATTGGTCGAGCATCAGCGCCCAGGGGATCATTCGCCGGCACCAACTGGCGCACCACCTGGGCGCGGGCGCCGGCGCGCTGTGGGCCGGGCTGCTGCAACAGGGCTGGCTGGAAGCCCTGGACGGCGATACCGCCCGGATCGTGGCGGAAGATAAACGGCGGCAGGCGGATTTGCCGCCCGCGCTGGCCCCGCTGCAAGAGGCGGTGGAGCTGCTCTTCCACCGCCTGCGCATTCGCCCGTTTGACCCAACGGCGCGCTTAGATAGCGGCCAGCAAATACGAGAAGGTTGGCTGCGGCTCAGCCCGGCCGATGATCATGACGTGGTTCAATAACGAGTTCAATCACCAAAGGAGAATTGTACGATGGCGACCTCACCCGATTACCCGGCCAACGGCCTGGAGATAAACTTCCTCGGCCTGCCCATGGTCTTCAACGATGGGAAGACGGAGAATACCCTGAATATTGTGCTGACGAATAATAACTTCTTTGTTTCGCTGGATCCGGCGCAGGACACAAACATCGTCTTTACGCCGGATACGCCGGTATCTATTTGGTTTGTGGTGGATTCACCTCAGGCGTCGGCCGCCACTGTCCGCGATTGGGCCTTGACCAGCAACGATGATCTTCATAAAGCCGGCGTGGCGCTGACGATCAGCCCCGACCCCGACCACTGGACAATCGACCGGGACGACAGTCTCAGCGGTAGCCCCCTCAACGACAGCCTGCGCGGCTGGAAGCTGACGCCACGGCAAGAGGTGACGTTAGTGCCGGGGCAATCGCTGCTGGTGACGCTGAGCGGCCTGATCACCGGCCTGCCGGATGGCCCGACCTCGGGCTATTGCAAGGTACTCATGCCAAATGTGGATGCCTATGGTAGGGAAATTTCCGAGCTGCGAAAAGTCATCGGGCCGATTATCAAGTCCCACACGATCATCACCGGCGACCGCGTGGGCATCGGCACGGGTATGCCCGGCTCGACTCTGGATGTCAACGGCGGCGTGCGGGCCAAAGGCGGAGAACCCGGCGAAGATAATAGCTTCTTATTTGGCGGCGACGGTCATGGCGTCACGGGGATGAATAGCCTGGGGGATGGCAGCCTGGATTTCTACGCCAGCGGCTTGAAAGCCGTCAATATTGAATCGACCGATTTTAATCTTCTTACCGCTACCATATTAGGTGACCTGAAGGTTATGCAGGGAGAGCATAGTTATTCAGGTGGCAATCTGACAATAGATCACAAATTGACCACAACAGATTTGACCGTACAAGTAATCACGGTAGACACATTGTACGCAAGCAAATTGCTCGCAACCCAATTGACCACAAGCGGTGCGGCGACCATTGGTGGTGATATCAAATCTCAAGGCCGTATACAGGATGTATCCGGTGACGTGATGCCGGTGGGAACTGTTGTCAGCTTTATTGGTCAGGATATTCCCATTGGTTGGTTGATATGTGAAGGACAAGGAATCCCGTATTACACGCCAGAATTCATAAAAATGTATGGCGCTTTATACCAGGTTCTTGGGCAGCCTCCGTTTTTCAAAGATGGTAACAATAATGACTATTTCCACGCCCCCGATCTCCGCAGCCGGTTCATTGTAGGCGCTGGTAGCGGCGCGATCGAGGACGATAGCGGTAACCTTTTGACCACTTATGCCAGAAATAACCGTGGTGGCACTGAGTTCGTGACGCTTACTGTCGATCAAATGCCGACTCATACCCACTCTATCGACAGCCATCTTTATTTTCATAGTCGTTCCTTCCAGGGATCGAACGAAGGTGCTGCACCACTAAAGAGATACCGTGAGAACGAAGGAGATATAACATTATATGGTACTGATCCAACCGGCGGCGGCAAGCAATACGAAAACCGGCCACCATACTATGCGCTGACGTACATCATCAAGTACTAAATGAGAACATCGACGTCATCGCCATCCATCGCAGCCTGTTCGATGTGCTTCCGTGATTCATTGCACCGGCGAAGGTATTAAAACATGCCAAAGACAGACGCTTTAATTGCCTTACATACCCATCTGGTGAAAGGCGGCCGGGAGGATTACGCCCAGGTCATCCCGGCCAAATATGCCAAGCTCAGCGCCGTCGATGTGTACGACCGCTTTGTCGGGGTGCGCATGGAGGCCAAGGGCATGATGGCCAGCGGCTTTGGGGCCACCGGCATCGAGCTTGAGTTTGACGTGGGGATGGACTTTGGCGATCTCGTCTTGCCGGGGCTGCTGAGCATGAAGGTCAGCCTGGGGGCGCAGGCGCAGGGCAAGAACTTTGCCCTGCTGCTCATTCATCGGGGCATGCCCCATTATCTTCCGAATCAACTACCGGGCGCCGCCGCCTCGCCGGTGTGGGCCACCCCCAAGCCCACCTGCTTCATGACCCTGTTTGGTCGTAGCTTTAGTATTACCCTCACGTCCCGCGCCAGTCTTTACGTCTTGCAGGATCCGATAACCCTGCCTGATGACGGCGCTGCCGGCCTGGCGCTGAGCCTCACCGAACTGCCCCTGACCCTCAGCGCCGGCGCCACGACGGAACTATCGTATACCTATCAGGCGATGAAAGTGTACGACTGGGCGCCGGGTTGGTACTGCTGTGAGCAGGAACAAGCCCTGAGAACCGACTTCAACAACATCATTCAAACGATCGGTAAGAAAGACTTAAAGGTCGCCATCAGAAGTTGGCTGGCGAACTTTGAGCGCATCTACGATTGGCCGGCGGCCGTCAGCCGGGTCAAAAAGCAAAAAGGCGCGGCCCCAATCCAGTTGCAAGATATTTGGGACGATTACCTCACCTATCAGCTCAGGAAACATGATCGCGTTTCTCGCTCACAACAGGTTAAGGTGGTGGCCAAGCGCACCTATGCGGCGGTGGTCGGTGGGTCGCCCGTAGATCCCACGTTGCTGGGCAAAATGCTGGGGGGGTATTGGGACGATGCGATGGCCCATCTCTCGGCGTCGGCCGATTTGCAGACGAGGTTGGCGGCGATCATCAATATCATCCCTTCAGAGGACTACGTGGCGACGTACGCACAGAAGTTCAAACTCTCGCCCATCCCGTCAACCCTGGACATTATCCGGCAAGAAACCGGGCTGATCCGCAATCAGGCGATTGAGTTTTACTATCGCCTGGGAGAAGCCAGCGATACGCAAATGAGCGGTTTGCCGACCAATGTCGTCCCCCCCAAATGGGGGGCGTTGGCCGGGTTTAACGCGCCCTGGTGGTATCTTGCCTTTTTGAAGATCAGCAGCCACGCCGCCGAGGGGAGCGCGGGGGCCAACGTCAGCCCCATGTTGGCGCGCCTGCAAGGGACAGTGTCCGGGCAGATCAAGCGCACCGCCTATCGTTATCAAACGTATTCCCTGAGCGAAGATTATAAGCGCACCCTGGTTTATACCCAGGACACCATGCTCATCTACCGGCAGGCGGTAATGGCGGCCGGTGCCGCCACCAACCTTGTTTCTTTGCAACCCGGCAAGTCCTACAGCGGGTCGGCCGGATACTCAAAATTCGTGACCAATGGGATGAACTATCGATCGGTCGGCGTGTATTGGCTCTATCCGGACCGGGTTAACCAGCCCAACGTACTGACCCAGATGGGCAGCGGGCTATCTTACGGCGTAAGCGTCAACTCGGCCGATTTATTGGCCATGCTGTCGGGCATCGCGCAGATTAAATCGGCGGCCCAAACGGGGCAGGAGCTTAAGTTCTTGCCGCGCTATGACCGCATGCTGGAAACCCTGGCCAGGTATCTGCGGATGAGCAAAAAAAGCCTGGGAGAATTTCTGGCCAGCATACCCATGGCGAAACAGGCGGGGTGGGCCATGATGGAATCGTTGCTGATTGAGGCGAGTTATTCATTCAAACCGCTGAATATGACGACATCCTGGCAGCAAAAAGGAAGCGTTCAGGTGTGTGATCTGCCGGGGTTATGGCTGCAAGATCCCATGTCTTACTGTGATAATTTTGATGCCATCCGCATTCGCTGCCGGATGGCCGATCACCGCCAAAGCCAACATAGCTTCCGCCTTCGAGCAGGCTACGTGGCTGATTTCGGCATCGTCCTTTCGGGCATTGAAGAGGCCGGCTCCGAGAGTGTTCTCGATTTGCATACCGAGTTTTATAACGGCAAGAACCACGAGACGGCCGTGCCGCCGGTGGCGATATTCTATCAATAGTCGCAACGGAATCCTGAGGCCACATAACATGACAACGGATCAGCTTACCCCTGAGGCCCTGCAGGCAAACCTGACGCAACAAGGTGTTGATGTCAGCAAGATCAGCATTCAGAACAACACGCTGGAAATCAGCCCACCTGGGGTTTCGGTGCAGAAAATAGGCGACTTTTTTCGCAATACCCTGGGCGATATTCCGGAGCTGAATAGCCTGCTGCCTGCTTCTTTGCCTGTCGGAAACGTCCAGCTAA is drawn from Candidatus Promineifilum breve and contains these coding sequences:
- a CDS encoding phage tail protein codes for the protein MATSPDYPANGLEINFLGLPMVFNDGKTENTLNIVLTNNNFFVSLDPAQDTNIVFTPDTPVSIWFVVDSPQASAATVRDWALTSNDDLHKAGVALTISPDPDHWTIDRDDSLSGSPLNDSLRGWKLTPRQEVTLVPGQSLLVTLSGLITGLPDGPTSGYCKVLMPNVDAYGREISELRKVIGPIIKSHTIITGDRVGIGTGMPGSTLDVNGGVRAKGGEPGEDNSFLFGGDGHGVTGMNSLGDGSLDFYASGLKAVNIESTDFNLLTATILGDLKVMQGEHSYSGGNLTIDHKLTTTDLTVQVITVDTLYASKLLATQLTTSGAATIGGDIKSQGRIQDVSGDVMPVGTVVSFIGQDIPIGWLICEGQGIPYYTPEFIKMYGALYQVLGQPPFFKDGNNNDYFHAPDLRSRFIVGAGSGAIEDDSGNLLTTYARNNRGGTEFVTLTVDQMPTHTHSIDSHLYFHSRSFQGSNEGAAPLKRYRENEGDITLYGTDPTGGGKQYENRPPYYALTYIIKY